From the Paenibacillus sp. FSL H8-0548 genome, one window contains:
- a CDS encoding ABC transporter substrate-binding protein: MKQRNARQLSWKSAMAMLVLVLALAGCGANNNTAPQEAGADKPLAKVQVVLDWTPNTNHTGLYVARDKGFFKEQGLDVEIIQPGQSGADQMVASGKAQFGVSYQESVTMARIAGVPLVSIAAVIQHNTSGFASPLAKGIDSPEKFEGKTYGGWGAPVEEAVIQSLMLEKGADVSKVNLISIGDSDFFSAVKRDIDFAWIFYGWTGVEAELRGEKINMLYLTDYSDKLDYYTPVLTTSEALIKDQPELVKAFTAAASKGYQYAISNAADAAEILMKAEPDLNADLVRASQTWLSSKYQDDAPRWGEQKLSVWENYASWMYAHKLLEKELEADKAFTNEFLPE, encoded by the coding sequence ATGAAGCAGAGGAACGCAAGACAATTATCATGGAAGAGTGCCATGGCTATGCTCGTGCTCGTATTGGCGCTGGCAGGCTGCGGAGCAAATAACAATACGGCGCCGCAAGAAGCGGGAGCGGACAAGCCGCTTGCGAAGGTGCAGGTTGTGCTGGACTGGACGCCAAATACGAATCATACCGGACTTTATGTAGCTAGAGATAAAGGTTTTTTTAAGGAGCAGGGCTTAGATGTAGAAATTATTCAGCCCGGTCAAAGCGGTGCAGACCAGATGGTGGCATCTGGAAAAGCGCAATTTGGCGTAAGCTATCAAGAGTCGGTGACGATGGCTAGAATCGCTGGCGTGCCGCTCGTTTCGATCGCTGCGGTCATACAGCACAACACCTCAGGTTTTGCATCCCCGCTTGCGAAAGGGATCGATTCACCGGAAAAATTTGAAGGCAAGACCTACGGTGGCTGGGGTGCTCCGGTCGAGGAGGCGGTCATTCAATCACTGATGCTGGAAAAGGGAGCAGACGTCAGCAAAGTGAATCTGATTAGCATCGGCGACAGCGATTTTTTCTCAGCGGTGAAGCGCGATATTGATTTTGCTTGGATTTTTTATGGATGGACAGGTGTGGAGGCAGAACTTCGCGGTGAGAAGATCAATATGCTTTATTTGACCGATTACAGCGATAAGCTGGATTATTATACACCTGTGCTAACGACCAGCGAAGCGCTGATTAAGGATCAGCCAGAGCTGGTCAAAGCGTTCACTGCTGCGGCTTCCAAAGGCTATCAGTATGCAATCAGCAATGCTGCGGATGCTGCAGAAATTTTAATGAAAGCAGAACCAGACCTCAATGCGGACCTTGTACGTGCCAGTCAAACGTGGCTCAGCTCCAAATATCAAGATGACGCGCCGCGTTGGGGCGAGCAGAAGCTTTCCGTTTGGGAAAACTACGCAAGCTGGATGTACGCGCACAAGCTGCTGGAGAAGGAGCTTGAAGCAGACAAAGCGTTCACGAATGAGTTTTTGCCTGAGTAA